The genome window ATGCGACGATGAACAGGCGATCGGACTGAGCCGCTTGAGGGGCGGCAATCCCTACTCCGTGCGCGTGTTGTACGGTAGAGATTAAGCCGTCAATCAACTGTTGAACGCGATCGTCCTTAATATTCTCGACAACTTGCGATCGGCGGCGCAATACGGGATTTCCTAATTGTGAGATTTGCAAGATTTCTGCCATATTAATTAGTCATTGGTAATTGGTAATTGGTAATTGGTAACAACTGTCAACTGTCAACTGTCAACTGTCAACTGTCAACAGATTATCCAACTTTTTGAACCGGCAAACTTCCCGTTTTAACAGTCAAATTAACTATTTGCCCGTTGCGGTTGATTTCCATTTGCAACAGACCGCCAACCTTAGCATTTTGCACGAAATCCTGAACAGCTTCCGACTGAATAATCGGCTGATTGTTAATTTTTTGAATCACATCTCCCGCGCGCAAACCGGCTGCTGCTGCGGGAGAATTAGGAACAACGCTAACAATAGCCACACCCCGATCGACTGCAACTCGCAGACTGCTGTTAGCATTGCTGTTAATTTGCTGCTTAACCTCTGGATTCAGCGTCGCCATTTCAATTCCCAAATAAGCGTGTTCGACTTTCCCCGTCGAAATCAGTTCCTTCGCCACCTGTTGCGCCGCCTGAATGGGAATCGCAAACCCCAATCCTTGAGCACCTTGAATAATCGCCGTATTCATGCCAATAACTTGGCCCGAAGCATTCAGCAGCGGGCCGCCGGAATTCCCCGGATTAATTGCAGCGTCTGTTTGAATAAAACCGATGCGCTTGTCGGGTACGCCCACATCAGAGCTCGATCGCCCCGTAGCGCTAATAATCCCCGCAGTTACGGAATTGTCCAAACCCAAAGGATTGCCGATCGCGATCGCCCATTCCCCAGACAACAGCTTATCCGAATTGCCGATCGGCACAACAGGCAGAGCGTTCGCGTCAATCTTCACCACAGCCACATCCGTCACCTTATCAGCCCCCAACACCCGGCCCTGAAAGCTGCGGCCGTCCTTGAGAGTTACATTTACCGTATCGGCTCCCTCTACAACGTGAGCGTTAGTGAGAATTACGCCGTCGGGCCCGATGACAAAACCCGAACCAGTACCCCGTTCGATCCCGCCCCGGCCGCCCGAATTCGGTTCTATGCCAAAAAAATCTTCCGGCGACAGCCCTCTATTTTCCGGTTTCACCCGGCGCGAAGCATCGATCCGAACCACTGCCGGGCCAACTTTTGCCACCGCAGCCACAATAAAATTCACATTAGCCGCGTCGCCCGACAAGGAAGCAGGCGGCAAGACTTTGCTAACTCGATCCTTTGTATTTGTATTAGGAGGTAGTTGCAATTTCGGTTCCAGCGCCCTTTGTCCCGAATCGCCGGAATTTGCACGAAATTGAGAAACCGTCAGACGATCGCCCAACATGGCGGCCCCGGCTCCCGTTACCAGCAGCAATATGTAAATTGCCGGTTGCTTCCAAAATTTGCCAGTAGAACTCTTCATGGCCACGTTTTTAGGCTTTCCTGCCAAATCTAAATATTTGCCGAGCAGCTCCCCGATACCTGGTTTGGGCTGCCGAGCCGCAAAAATTTTGGCGATGGCGTCCCGCCCCGCAAGCTACGGCAGACTCCCTTAAACTTTAGCATCTGACGACTA of Oscillatoria nigro-viridis PCC 7112 contains these proteins:
- a CDS encoding HhoA/HhoB/HtrA family serine endopeptidase, whose product is MKSSTGKFWKQPAIYILLLVTGAGAAMLGDRLTVSQFRANSGDSGQRALEPKLQLPPNTNTKDRVSKVLPPASLSGDAANVNFIVAAVAKVGPAVVRIDASRRVKPENRGLSPEDFFGIEPNSGGRGGIERGTGSGFVIGPDGVILTNAHVVEGADTVNVTLKDGRSFQGRVLGADKVTDVAVVKIDANALPVVPIGNSDKLLSGEWAIAIGNPLGLDNSVTAGIISATGRSSSDVGVPDKRIGFIQTDAAINPGNSGGPLLNASGQVIGMNTAIIQGAQGLGFAIPIQAAQQVAKELISTGKVEHAYLGIEMATLNPEVKQQINSNANSSLRVAVDRGVAIVSVVPNSPAAAAGLRAGDVIQKINNQPIIQSEAVQDFVQNAKVGGLLQMEINRNGQIVNLTVKTGSLPVQKVG